In Rahnella sikkimica, the following are encoded in one genomic region:
- a CDS encoding ABC transporter ATP-binding protein, translating into MSTIEHSKFAAPAATEGNAPPILLDVKDLRVTFETPDGDVTAVNDLNFDLRAGETLGIVGESGSGKSQTAFALMGLLASNGRIGGTAKFNGREILNLPQSQLNKLRAEQISMIFQDPMTSLNPYMRVGEQLMEVLVLHKKMSKREAFEESVRMLDAVKMPEARKRMKMYPHEFSGGMRQRVMIAMALLCRPKLLIADEPTTALDVTVQAQIMTLLNELKAEFNTAIIMITHDLGVVAGICDKVLVMYAGRTMEYGRARDVFYEPCHPYSIGLLNAVPRLDAEGGAMLTIPGNPPNLLRLPKGCPFQPRCPHAMDICASAPPLERFGDGRLRACYKPLEELV; encoded by the coding sequence ATGAGCACAATTGAACATTCTAAATTTGCAGCACCTGCTGCCACTGAAGGTAACGCACCGCCGATTCTTTTAGATGTCAAAGACCTGCGCGTCACCTTCGAGACGCCGGATGGTGATGTGACCGCCGTTAATGACCTTAACTTCGATCTGCGAGCCGGTGAAACGCTCGGTATTGTCGGGGAATCCGGTTCCGGTAAATCCCAGACCGCCTTTGCCCTGATGGGCCTGCTGGCCAGCAACGGACGCATCGGCGGGACAGCGAAATTCAACGGTCGCGAGATCCTGAACCTGCCACAAAGCCAGCTGAACAAACTGCGTGCAGAACAGATTTCGATGATTTTCCAGGATCCGATGACGTCCCTCAACCCGTACATGCGCGTTGGGGAACAGCTGATGGAAGTCCTGGTGCTGCATAAAAAGATGAGCAAACGCGAGGCGTTTGAAGAGTCTGTACGCATGCTGGACGCGGTAAAAATGCCGGAAGCCCGCAAGCGTATGAAAATGTACCCGCATGAATTTTCCGGTGGCATGCGCCAGCGTGTGATGATTGCGATGGCCTTGCTGTGCCGCCCGAAATTGCTGATTGCCGATGAGCCAACAACCGCGCTGGACGTGACCGTTCAGGCGCAGATCATGACGTTGCTCAACGAGCTGAAGGCTGAATTTAATACCGCCATTATTATGATCACCCATGATCTGGGCGTGGTCGCCGGTATTTGCGACAAAGTGTTGGTGATGTACGCCGGCCGTACTATGGAATATGGCCGCGCACGCGACGTCTTCTATGAGCCATGCCATCCGTATTCCATCGGCCTGCTCAACGCGGTTCCGCGTCTGGACGCCGAGGGTGGGGCGATGCTGACCATTCCGGGCAACCCGCCGAACCTGCTGCGTCTGCCAAAAGGCTGTCCGTTCCAGCCACGTTGCCCGCATGCGATGGATATTTGTGCCTCTGCGCCGCCGCTTGAGCGTTTCGGTGATGGTCGCTTACGTGCCTGCTACAAGCCGCTGGAGGAACTGGTATGA
- the oppF gene encoding murein tripeptide/oligopeptide ABC transporter ATP binding protein OppF, which translates to MNSFAPEKKVLLEVADLKVHFDIKDGKQWFWQPSKTLKAVDGVTLRLYEGETLGVVGESGCGKSTFARALIGLVKATDGRVAWLGKDLLNMSDSEWRHTRSDIQMIFQDPLASLNPRMTIGEIIAEPLKTYNPKMPRSEVKEKVKAMMLKVGLLPNLINRYPHEFSGGQCQRIGIARALILEPKLIICDEPVSALDVSIQAQVVNLLQQLQREMGLSLIFIAHDLAVVKHISDRVLVMYLGHAVELGTYDEVYNNPQHPYTRALMSAVPVPDPDKERNKTIQLLEGELPSPINPPSGCVFRTRCPIAGPECAKTRPLLEGSFRHAVSCLKVDPL; encoded by the coding sequence ATGAATTCGTTCGCGCCGGAGAAAAAAGTCCTGCTCGAAGTGGCGGATTTGAAAGTTCATTTCGATATCAAAGACGGTAAGCAATGGTTCTGGCAACCGTCCAAAACGCTGAAAGCGGTAGATGGCGTCACGTTGCGTCTTTATGAAGGTGAAACGCTGGGTGTTGTAGGCGAATCGGGTTGCGGCAAATCGACATTTGCCCGCGCACTGATCGGCCTGGTTAAAGCCACTGACGGGCGCGTGGCCTGGCTGGGTAAAGATCTGCTGAATATGTCTGATAGCGAATGGCGTCACACGCGCAGCGATATCCAGATGATTTTCCAGGATCCGCTGGCGTCCCTGAATCCGCGTATGACTATCGGCGAAATTATTGCCGAGCCGCTGAAAACCTATAACCCGAAAATGCCTCGTTCCGAGGTGAAAGAAAAAGTGAAGGCGATGATGCTGAAGGTCGGGCTGTTGCCTAACCTGATCAACCGCTATCCTCACGAATTCTCGGGCGGCCAGTGTCAGCGTATCGGTATTGCCCGTGCGCTGATCCTTGAACCTAAGCTGATTATTTGTGACGAACCGGTTTCGGCGCTGGACGTTTCCATTCAGGCGCAGGTCGTCAACCTGTTGCAGCAATTGCAGCGTGAAATGGGCCTGTCACTGATTTTCATCGCGCACGATCTGGCGGTGGTAAAACACATTTCTGACCGTGTTCTGGTGATGTATCTGGGCCATGCAGTTGAGCTGGGGACGTATGACGAGGTGTATAACAATCCTCAGCATCCGTATACCCGTGCGCTGATGTCCGCGGTGCCAGTGCCGGATCCGGACAAAGAGCGCAACAAAACCATCCAGTTGCTGGAAGGGGAGTTGCCTTCGCCGATCAACCCGCCGTCAGGTTGCGTGTTCCGTACGCGCTGCCCGATTGCCGGGCCGGAATGTGCGAAAACCCGTCCGTTGCTGGAAGGCAGTTTCCGCCATGCGGTTTCCTGCCTTAAAGTGGATCCGCTCTGA
- a CDS encoding HI1450 family dsDNA-mimic protein, translating to MDMDLNNRLTEDETLEQAYDIFLELAGDNLDPADILIFNLQFEERGGAELYDPAEDWVEHVDYDLNPDFFAEVVIGLADAEDQPINDIFARVLMCREKDHKLCHILWKE from the coding sequence ATTGATATGGACCTGAATAATCGCCTGACCGAAGACGAAACGCTGGAACAAGCTTATGACATATTTCTGGAACTGGCCGGAGATAACCTTGATCCGGCTGATATCCTGATCTTCAATCTGCAATTTGAAGAACGCGGCGGCGCTGAATTATATGATCCGGCAGAAGACTGGGTTGAGCATGTAGATTACGACTTAAACCCGGATTTCTTTGCCGAAGTGGTGATTGGCCTGGCGGATGCAGAAGATCAGCCGATTAATGATATTTTCGCGCGTGTTTTAATGTGCCGCGAGAAAGATCACAAGCTGTGTCACATCCTCTGGAAAGAATAA
- the cls gene encoding cardiolipin synthase: MTTFYTVISGLLVFGYWLLIAGVTLRILMKRRAVPSAMAWLLIIYIIPLVGIIAYLSFGELHLGKRRAERAKAMWPSTARWLNDLKDCKRIFATENSEIAASLFQLCERRQGIAGVKGNQLQLLTTCDDVLKAMMRDIGLARSNIEMVFYIWQPGGLVDQVAESLMAASRRGIHCRLMLDSAGSVAFFRSPYPAMMRNAGIEVVEALQVNLFRVFLRRMDLRQHRKVVLIDNYVAYTGSMNMVDPRFFKQDAGVGQWVDLMARMEGPVATTMGIVYSCDWEIETGKRILPPEPDLNQMPFEQESGHTIQVIASGPGFPEDMIHQALLTATYSAREQLVMTTPYLVPSDDLLHAICTAAQRGVDVSIVLPMKNDSMMVGWASRAFFGELLEAGVKIYQFEDGLLHTKSILVDGQLSLVGTVNLDMRSLWLNFEITLVIDDAGFGDDLGRVQEDYIARSHLLDVEAWLKRPFWHRIVERLFYFFSPLL; this comes from the coding sequence ATGACAACATTTTATACGGTAATCAGCGGACTTCTGGTTTTCGGTTACTGGTTACTGATTGCCGGCGTGACCTTACGCATTTTGATGAAACGCCGCGCAGTGCCTTCGGCCATGGCGTGGCTGCTGATTATCTACATCATTCCGCTGGTCGGTATTATTGCCTATCTTTCATTCGGTGAACTGCATTTAGGCAAACGCCGCGCCGAACGTGCAAAAGCCATGTGGCCTTCAACCGCCCGCTGGCTCAATGACCTCAAAGACTGTAAACGTATTTTTGCCACCGAGAACAGTGAAATCGCCGCGTCTCTTTTCCAGCTTTGCGAACGCCGCCAGGGCATTGCCGGTGTCAAAGGCAACCAGCTGCAATTGCTGACGACCTGTGATGACGTTCTGAAAGCCATGATGCGCGACATCGGGCTGGCACGCAGTAACATCGAGATGGTGTTTTATATCTGGCAGCCCGGCGGGCTGGTGGATCAGGTGGCTGAATCGCTGATGGCGGCGTCACGTCGTGGTATTCATTGTCGTCTGATGCTCGATTCTGCAGGCAGCGTCGCATTCTTCCGCAGCCCTTATCCGGCCATGATGCGCAATGCCGGTATTGAAGTGGTCGAAGCGTTACAGGTCAATCTTTTCCGTGTTTTCCTGCGCCGCATGGATTTACGCCAGCACCGTAAAGTCGTGCTGATCGACAACTATGTCGCCTACACCGGCAGTATGAATATGGTCGATCCGCGCTTCTTCAAACAGGATGCCGGCGTCGGTCAGTGGGTTGATCTGATGGCGCGTATGGAAGGTCCGGTGGCGACGACCATGGGAATTGTGTATTCCTGTGACTGGGAAATTGAAACCGGCAAACGTATTCTGCCGCCAGAACCTGATCTCAATCAGATGCCGTTCGAGCAGGAAAGCGGCCACACCATTCAGGTTATCGCGTCCGGTCCGGGTTTCCCGGAAGATATGATCCATCAGGCGCTGCTGACTGCGACATATTCTGCGCGTGAACAACTGGTGATGACCACGCCGTATCTCGTCCCGAGCGATGACTTGTTGCACGCAATTTGCACCGCCGCGCAGCGCGGTGTCGACGTCAGTATTGTTCTGCCCATGAAGAACGATTCAATGATGGTCGGCTGGGCAAGCCGGGCATTCTTTGGCGAATTACTGGAAGCCGGAGTTAAGATTTATCAGTTTGAAGACGGCCTGTTGCATACCAAAAGTATTCTGGTTGATGGTCAGCTCAGTCTGGTCGGCACCGTGAATCTGGATATGCGCAGCCTGTGGCTGAATTTCGAGATTACGCTGGTCATTGATGATGCCGGATTCGGCGACGATTTGGGCCGTGTGCAGGAAGATTATATTGCCCGTTCGCATCTGCTGGATGTCGAGGCGTGGCTGAAACGGCCTTTCTGGCACCGCATCGTCGAACGTTTGTTCTACTTTTTCAGTCCGCTGCTGTAA
- a CDS encoding YciY family protein, with protein sequence MKRSKNEVGRWRMLRQTQRRRSRWLEGQSRRYRHIYRIRQIHHQQHQRLSLYAVNYEWNA encoded by the coding sequence ATGAAACGCAGTAAAAATGAAGTCGGCCGCTGGCGCATGTTACGCCAGACTCAGCGCCGGAGAAGCCGCTGGCTGGAAGGTCAGTCGAGACGCTATCGTCATATCTACCGAATTCGTCAGATCCATCATCAACAACATCAGCGTTTGTCATTGTATGCCGTGAA